TCTGTTTTTGTTTCGCCTTTTTCATTTGCAAATTTCACGCCCGCTGGTGCACCTGTTGCTTGCACTTTATACGTTCCGCTTTTTGCATTTGTTTCTACTGTATATAAGCCTGTTTCAAAGAAATCATTTTTTAAGACTGCTTCTTGTTCTTCTGTAGGAGTTACACTCATCGTAATTTCTTGTAGCTCTTCGCTAGCGTTTGCTTTTGCAACGATATCTTTTGTTACTTTCTCTACATTTTTATTTCGGAAATCTAAATCATTAACATCAATTTGTTTTAACGCATTCCATACTGCAAGCTGCGTTGCGTAATGCGCCTCTCTCCAATCAGATACTCCTAATTCTTGTGGGCTCTTTTGTGGATATCCATTCAACAGTACACGGTACACATTAATATCCACTTTACCCATTTCTGGTAAATCTTGACCACTCGGAGATTTTAAATCTACATTTAAGCAAAATGCAATTTTTCCATCTGCCGTTTTAATAAGTTCTGTTCGAATTGGTTTCTTCTTTGACTTACTATAACTCCAATTCATTTCATACTTTGTATGATCCATAACTTCTGCGAATGCTTTTTGAAGTGGGAATAATACAAATAAGACACTTAAAAACATAGCTAAAAGTTTGAACGATTGCTTTATATTCATGTTTACAGCCCCTTAATAACAAACTTAATACTAAGTAGTATTTATTTAGAAACTATTTTTATGCAAAAAAAAGAGTGCTTTTAAGCACTCTTTTTTCTTACCTTAATCTTAGAAATCGAAGTTATCAGGATCTGGACCAACGCGATGATTTTGATTTAACGCATCGATTTTTTCCATATCTTCTTTCGTTAATTCAAAGTTAAATACATCTGCGTTTGCAATAATGCGGTGTTCTTTCGTTGATTTTGGAATTGTGATTACTCCATTTTGAAGATCCCAACGTAAAATAACTTGCGCTGTTGTTTTACCGTGTTTCTCAGCAATCTCTTGTAATGTTTCGTTATCTAATAATTGACCTTGCATTAGTGGTGACCATGCTTCCATTTGAATACCTTGTTCTTTACAGAAAGCTTGTAGTTCTTTTTGTGTTAAACGAGGGTGGTATTCTACTTGGTTAATCATTGGTTTAATTTCTGCATCTTTCATTACATCTTGTAAGTGATGGATTTGGAAGTTACTTACACCAATTGCACGTACGCGCTTTTCTTTATAAAGTGTTTCTAGCGCTCTCCATGTATCTTTATATTTTCCTTCTGAAGGCCAGTGAACAAGATATAAATCTAAATAATCTAGTCCTAATTTTTTTAGACTCTCTTCGTATGCAGCGATTGTTGTTTCATACCCTTGATCTGCGTTCCATACTTTTGAAGTAATAAATAATTCTTCTCTTGCAATACCAGTCGCTTCAATACCTGCACGAATTCCTTCACCTACAGCTTTTTCATTTCCGTAAATTGCAGCTGTATCGATGCTGCGGTATCCTGCTTTAATTGCTGATTTTACAGCTTCTACAAGTTCTGGTCCTTCTTCTACTTTAAATACACCTAAACCGAACCAAGGCATTTCTACACCGTTATTTAATACTGCTTTACTTTGTAAGTTTTTCATTTTATTTTCTCTCCTTTTATTTTACTTGATCTCTTTTTTCTAATGTCATGCTCCACGCTGTTAAAATAACAGCGGCTACTACCATAAGGCCACCTACCCAAGCAGTATGGATTAATCCTAATGAATTCGTTACAAGGCCACCTATATAAGAACCTAAAGCGATCCCTCCGTTAAATGCGGCAATATTAATTGCTGAAGCAACATCAACCGCACTCGGAACAAAGCGCTCTGCCAATATAACTACATATACTTGTAGCCCCGGAACATTCATAAATGCGAATAGTCCCATGAAAATAATTGTGATTAATCCAGCTACTTTAAATGGCGCTGTAAATGTTAAAACAAATAATATAATCGCTTGAATCAAGAACATGTAAAATAGCGCTCGAATCGGATTATGATTCGATAATTTTCCGCCGACCATATTCCCTATCGCAATTGCGATTCCATACACTAATAAAATGATAGTAACAGTACTTGCTTCAAATCCTGTTACTTCTTGTAATAACGGAGATAAATACGTAAATGTTACGAATGTACCGCCGTATCCAAGTGCAGTAATAATGAAAACAAGTAATAGTCTTCCATTTTTAATTAATTTAAATTGATCACGAAACGATACAGGTACACCATTTTTTAAATTAGATGGGACGAGTATACTGTGTGCGATGAAAGCAATAATTCCAATTACAACAATCGCCATAAATGACGCTCTCCAGCCAAATTGTTGACCGATAAATGTTCCAATTGGCACACCAGTAATAGTCGCAACTGTTAATCCAGTAAACATAATCGCAATTGCGCTAGCACGTTTATTCTCTGGTACGATTGCAGCTGCAATTGTAGATCCAATTGACATAAACACACCATGTGCAAACGCAGATACAATTCTTGCAATAATTAATACAGTGAAGCTTGTTGCTACCGCCGCAATGCCATTACCAATAATGAAAATAACCATAATCCACATTAATAATGTCTTTCGCGACATACTAGCCGTTAACGCTGTTAAAACAGGAGCTCCTACCGCTGCTCCTAACGCATATAAGGAAACCGTTAAACCGGCTGTTGTAACCGAAACATTTAAATCTTTTGAAATAGATGGTAGTAAACCAACACTAATAAACTCGGTCGTACCAATCCCAAACGCACTAATTGCTAGCGCTAATAAAGCAAACATACTTCTTCGGCTCGTCTGAGCTTCCGAAGATGGTACTGTATATGAACTCAATTGAATTCCTCCTTATTACAAGAAATCCAATCATAATAGTATGATAAAAAGGCCCTTTTATCTTCTAAAAAATATATTTCATACTTACAAATGCTATTATGAATGGTTTCATTCCTTTTTTGAAGAACGCACTTTAAAGTACGATAGGCACTAAAAAGTAACATAGTCACTTTTTGGTACCGTACTACTCATTTGCCTCTTACATGTGCTATTATGAAACATATTTAACATAATAAAAAGTACGTACTTTAAAGTGCTATAGGTACTAAAAAGTAACATTTGTATGATTTAACTTATTTTACTCACAAAGGGAGGATTTCATATGAAGAAATACAATATTCCTGTAGAGGCGACTTTAGAAGTTATCGGCGGAAAATGGAAGGTTGTTATCCTTTGTCACTTAACGAAAGGTACAAAGAGAACGAGTGAACTAAAACGTTCCATGCCTGGTATTACACAAAAAATGTTAACACAGCAATTACGTGAATTAGAAGACGACGGCGTCATTCAAAGAAAAGTATACAACCAAGTCCCACCGAAAGTAGAATATTCTCTTACCGACTACGGTTGGTCTTTAGAATCCATTCTTGATTCTCTTTGTTCTTGGGGCGAATGCCATCTTGAAAAAGAAGGTAACACATCGATGCTAATTGCAGAAGGTGAATAATAGGAAAAAGGAAAAAACGAACATGAATTTGTTCATTTTTTCCTTTTTTTCTATATATATATGTACATTTCTAACTGGAACAAAATATTTTATACGCTTTCATACCTTGTCAGCACTACGTTATACACTCAATATCAAATAATTAGGAATCATTTTTATGTTAACATAGGTGTATATAGTATATAATATAGGATATATATTATATACACTTTCCGGTAACGGAGCTTTTCCATTATGCGGACAAGCCATGTATCGGACAGTTCATAAATAATAAGTAAGACGTTATGGTTTTAGATTTATGTCAGCTTACTTGCTGTCATAAATTTAAAGGCATTTTATTGTGTTTTGTGAAACTTTGTATAAAGTTTCGTAACCGTTTACTATCTTACTTATAAAAAATAAGAGTATTGCTATCGTAAAGGAGAATTGGAGATGCCAGAAACTATGACTCAAACAAAGCCAGAACAAGAAACTGTACAAATTTCTGCTAGCCAAGGACAACTTGATGTACTTGATCAGTTGTTAAAACCTGAGGTACAAGAATCATTAACAACACTAGTAGAACAGCTTCCAAAATTAACTGAGCTTGTTAACATTTTAACTAAGTCTTATGACTTCGCTCAAACTGTTGCTACTGATGAAGTATTAAAAAGCGACACTGTTGGTGCAATCACAGAGCTTGTAGAACCTGTAAAAGATACAGTGAAAAGCATGGCTGCTACTGCAATCGAAGCGAAAGATCGTGCTGACGAAAGCAACGAAGTTATCGGCCTGTTCGGTCTATTAAAATTATTAAAAGATCCACAAGCACAAAAAATGTTCCGCTTTGTGAACGCATATCTTCAAATTAGTGCAGAACGTAACAATAAATAAGTTAACTTATAACAACAATTAGTAAAGACGGGGGATATCATACTATGTCAAAACAAATTGTCATCTTAGGCGCTGGTTATGGCGGTCTTCTTGCCGCTTTAAACGTACGTAAATATTACAGTAAATCAGAAGCACAAGTTACAGTGATTAACCAATACCCAACGCACCAAATCATCACTGAACTACACCGCCTTGCAGCTGGTAACGTGTCTGAGCAAGCAGTTGCAATGCCACTTACAAAGCTTTTCAAAGGTAAAGATATCGATCTTAAAATCGCAACAGTTGAGTCATTCTCAGTTGATAGCAAAGAAATCAAACTAGCTGGCGGCACTACTTTATCTTACGATGCACTTGTAGTTGCTTTAGGAAGTAAAACTGCTTACTTCGGTATTCCAGGACTAGAAGAAAACAGCATGGTATTAAAATCTGCTGCTGATGCAAATAAAATCTACAAACACGTTGAAGACCGTATTCGTGAATACGCGAAAACGAAAAACGAAGCTGATGCTACAATCGTAATCGGTGGTGGCGGATTAACTGGCGTTGAGCTAGTTGGTGAGCTTGCTGACATTATGCCTAAACTTGCAAAAAGCCACGGCGTAAATCCAAAAGAAGTGAAACTTCTTCTTGTTGAAGCAGGTCCAAAAATCCTTCCAGTATTACCAGACCACTTAATCGAACGTGCAACTACTAGCCTAGAAGCGCGCGGCGTTACATTCTTAACTGGTCTTCCTGTAACAAACGTTGCTGGCAACGAAATCGACTTAAAAGACGGTCAAAAACTTGTTGCTAACACATTCGTTTGGACGGGCGGCGTACAAGGTAACCCATTAATTGGTGAATCAGGTCTTGAAGTTAACCGTGGACGTGCAACAGTTGATGCATACCTACAATCTACTTCTCACAAAGACGTATTCGTTGCTGGAGACAGCGCTGTTGTCTTCGCTCCAGACGGACGTCCATACCCACCAACTGCACAAATCGCTTGGCAAATGGGTGAGTTAATTGGATACAACTTATACGCAGCACTAGAAGGCAAAGCATTCGAAGAGTTCGCACCTGTAAACTCTGGAACACTTGCTAGTCTAGGACGTAAAGATGCGGTTGCTACAATTGGAGCAAGCAATACTCCACTTAAAGGCTTACCAGCATCATTAATGAAAGAAGCAAGTAACGTTCGTTACTTATCACACATTAAAGGTCTATTCAGCTTAGCTTACTAATCTGAATATAAGCCCGAATCATGCCCTGCATGGTTCGGGCTATTTTTATCCGTAATTTTCTCTAACTTATTTATTCGGCAGAAGAATCGTATAACCCTTTTAATTATCTAAATTTACTGATTATTTTATGTCCAAATTGTGTATACGAAAAGATGGAAGTATTCTTCCTACTCCCATCCTTTCACACAAACTATTCGCCTAACTTCACAAGACTGTAATTCTTCTTCCCTTTACGGATAATAATAAATCGTCCATCAAATGAATTTTCTACAGTAACATCTGTACCCACATCTGTTACTTTCTCACCATTCATAGAAATCGCTCCGTTATTAATATCTTCACGCGCTTGTCGTCTAGATGGTTCAATTCCTAAATCAACTAGCCATTCTACGATGTTTTTCGTCTCTTTTGAAGACTGAAATGTTGGCATTTCTTTAAAGCCTTGTTCAATTTCATCAGCTG
This DNA window, taken from Bacillus cereus ATCC 14579, encodes the following:
- a CDS encoding thioester domain-containing protein, with amino-acid sequence MNIKQSFKLLAMFLSVLFVLFPLQKAFAEVMDHTKYEMNWSYSKSKKKPIRTELIKTADGKIAFCLNVDLKSPSGQDLPEMGKVDINVYRVLLNGYPQKSPQELGVSDWREAHYATQLAVWNALKQIDVNDLDFRNKNVEKVTKDIVAKANASEELQEITMSVTPTEEQEAVLKNDFFETGLYTVETNAKSGTYKVQATGAPAGVKFANEKGETKTEFNVGEKFRILIPKQTPAGGFSFKVSGNLTKLQGIAHKGTPTIQNAVVLLERSEEKTSPELAVSWKKAEAPNKPNKPYTPNEPHKPNKPNQKR
- a CDS encoding aldo/keto reductase, whose amino-acid sequence is MKNLQSKAVLNNGVEMPWFGLGVFKVEEGPELVEAVKSAIKAGYRSIDTAAIYGNEKAVGEGIRAGIEATGIAREELFITSKVWNADQGYETTIAAYEESLKKLGLDYLDLYLVHWPSEGKYKDTWRALETLYKEKRVRAIGVSNFQIHHLQDVMKDAEIKPMINQVEYHPRLTQKELQAFCKEQGIQMEAWSPLMQGQLLDNETLQEIAEKHGKTTAQVILRWDLQNGVITIPKSTKEHRIIANADVFNFELTKEDMEKIDALNQNHRVGPDPDNFDF
- a CDS encoding MFS transporter; its protein translation is MFALLALAISAFGIGTTEFISVGLLPSISKDLNVSVTTAGLTVSLYALGAAVGAPVLTALTASMSRKTLLMWIMVIFIIGNGIAAVATSFTVLIIARIVSAFAHGVFMSIGSTIAAAIVPENKRASAIAIMFTGLTVATITGVPIGTFIGQQFGWRASFMAIVVIGIIAFIAHSILVPSNLKNGVPVSFRDQFKLIKNGRLLLVFIITALGYGGTFVTFTYLSPLLQEVTGFEASTVTIILLVYGIAIAIGNMVGGKLSNHNPIRALFYMFLIQAIILFVLTFTAPFKVAGLITIIFMGLFAFMNVPGLQVYVVILAERFVPSAVDVASAINIAAFNGGIALGSYIGGLVTNSLGLIHTAWVGGLMVVAAVILTAWSMTLEKRDQVK
- a CDS encoding winged helix-turn-helix transcriptional regulator → MKKYNIPVEATLEVIGGKWKVVILCHLTKGTKRTSELKRSMPGITQKMLTQQLRELEDDGVIQRKVYNQVPPKVEYSLTDYGWSLESILDSLCSWGECHLEKEGNTSMLIAEGE
- a CDS encoding DUF1641 domain-containing protein, which codes for MPETMTQTKPEQETVQISASQGQLDVLDQLLKPEVQESLTTLVEQLPKLTELVNILTKSYDFAQTVATDEVLKSDTVGAITELVEPVKDTVKSMAATAIEAKDRADESNEVIGLFGLLKLLKDPQAQKMFRFVNAYLQISAERNNK
- a CDS encoding NAD(P)/FAD-dependent oxidoreductase yields the protein MSKQIVILGAGYGGLLAALNVRKYYSKSEAQVTVINQYPTHQIITELHRLAAGNVSEQAVAMPLTKLFKGKDIDLKIATVESFSVDSKEIKLAGGTTLSYDALVVALGSKTAYFGIPGLEENSMVLKSAADANKIYKHVEDRIREYAKTKNEADATIVIGGGGLTGVELVGELADIMPKLAKSHGVNPKEVKLLLVEAGPKILPVLPDHLIERATTSLEARGVTFLTGLPVTNVAGNEIDLKDGQKLVANTFVWTGGVQGNPLIGESGLEVNRGRATVDAYLQSTSHKDVFVAGDSAVVFAPDGRPYPPTAQIAWQMGELIGYNLYAALEGKAFEEFAPVNSGTLASLGRKDAVATIGASNTPLKGLPASLMKEASNVRYLSHIKGLFSLAY